Part of the Dysgonomonadaceae bacterium PH5-43 genome is shown below.
TCATAAGGTAATCAATCTTCGAATAATCTCCTGGTAATGAATTTTTTGACGAGTAGATATTCATAAACCAGCCCAACCCGGTGTCTATAGTTATTACTATTGCGATTATGCTTAGTAGAACTAACACTAATTTATATGTCTTCCTTTTTTTCTTCATTAGAACTGAAAGTAAATAAACTCTGCTCCGCTAAACTCGCCGAATAGTAGAATAAAGCATATTAGTAGAGCCATAGATACGGTGCTGACAACAATGTTTTTATTGTGTAAGAAGTGAATATTGAGTTTCTTCTCATCTTTTATCTCTTTGAACATCAGGATAGCGATACAGGTTAGTGCTAAAAGAACCTCTGGTATTCCGGCACCTTTGAATATAGGTCCGTGTTCGGTGGCTATCTTCCTCAGTATAATAAATACTTCCTCGATGTTTCTTGCTCTAAATATAACCCAGCTAAGCATAACCAGCGTAAAAGTAAATCCTATCTTTATAATATTAGGTATTTTTATCTTGAAGGGTAAATATTTGTTCAATAAAGAATGTATAATCATAAAACTACCGTGAACTGCGCCCCACAATATAAATGTGTAATTGGCACCGTGCCATATTCCGCTTACTAAAAAAGTTAAGAATGTATTCAGTAACGTGCGAGGATATGAGCGTCTGCTGCCACCTAAAGGAATGTAAACATAATCTTTGAACCACGATGAAAGAGAAATATGCCATCTTCGCCAAAATTCTTTTATATTATTAGATAGATATGGTCTGTTGAAGTTTAGCATAAGTTTAAAGCCTAAACATCTTGCTACTCCTATCGCAATAAGAGAGTATCCTGCGAAGTCGCAAAATATCTGAAAGGTAAAGAAGAAAGTTCCTAACAGCAGGCTGCTTCCATTGTGATACATATAATAATAGAATACGGCATTTACATATCCTGCAACTCGGTCGGCAATACAAAGTTTCATAAAGTATCCCCATATCATCATCTTTAATCCGTCGATAAATGAGGCGGAGTTAAATTTGTGTGTCTTGCGAAATTGAGGTAAAAGGTTTTGAGCGCGTTCTATTGGTCCGGCTACTAACTGAGGAAAGAAAGAGATAAAAAGAGCATAAATGCCTAAGTTTCGTTCAGGCTTAATGTTTCCTCTGTAAACATCAACAACATAACCTATTGCCTGAAAGGTATAAAAAGATATTCCTACAGGAAGAAGTAGATGCAATCCGGGTATATGCATTTTTACGTGCAGTAATTCTAATGCGCTATTGATGGATTGAGTGAAAAAACCTTCGTATTTAAATAAGAATAATATCGAGAGGTTGGCTATAAGGCAAGCGATTAATACTCTTTTTCTGTTCTTCTTTTCGGAATATTTATCTATGTATATGCCCGAAAGCCAAGTTATGAGGGTTGAAAACAGAATTAGTAAAGCGTATATTGGCTTCCAATTCATATAGAAGAAGTAACTCGCAATAAGTAAGAAGATGTTTTTGAGATTCTGTGGTAGTACCCAAAATAAAATACATACGGCTGGAAAGAATATTAGAAACGGTAGCGAATTAAATAACATCTGCTTTAGCTGATAGTTGTGAGTTTATCTAACGAAAAAAGAGCTAAGAAACAAGCTTATAATTCTTAGTTCTTAACTCTTTGTTTTTGTTTTATTTTGAGCCTCTTGTCGGATTCGAACCAACGACCCCGAGATTACAAATCACGTGCTCTGGCCAACTGAGCTAAAGAGGCGAGTGGGCAAGCTTACTATATCGCGTCGCTACAACCAACTACCCTTGCTGCGATCAAACCCTGGGGGATTCGAAGGGAGCTGACCGTATAGGACTTACCCGGGCACAAAGGTAGTAATCTTTTTTTAATTTGCAATATCTCAACCTCAAAAAAATAGAAGGTTTGTTGTAGTGAGATAGAATTTAACAAAACAAGCCTTCTGTTCTAAACGAATGTTAATCTATGCTTGATAAACGCTTTTTTATTTAGTACCTTTGTGTAAACAAAAAAGCATAAAGCTGTTAAGAGATAGTTCTTAGCAGCTTTTTTTATTCTTCATACTGAGAAATAATAAAAACTCGGTGAGTTTAGACCGCGAAAACTCCGAGTTTCGACCAAAAAGACACTGTCTTTTTTCTGAAACACACTGCAATTTTGAAAAAACTCTTTGCCTTATCAAAAAAGTATAGCAGGTG
Proteins encoded:
- a CDS encoding alginate O-acetyltransferase complex protein AlgI (product_source=KO:K19294; cog=COG1696; ko=KO:K19294; pfam=PF03062; superfamily=160897; transmembrane_helix_parts=Inside_1_4,TMhelix_5_22,Outside_23_41,TMhelix_42_64,Inside_65_76,TMhelix_77_99,Outside_100_113,TMhelix_114_136,Inside_137_148,TMhelix_149_168,Outside_169_228,TMhelix_229_251,Inside_252_311,TMhelix_312_334,Outside_335_353,TMhelix_354_376,Inside_377_395,TMhelix_396_418,Outside_419_437,TMhelix_438_460,Inside_461_468), yielding MLFNSLPFLIFFPAVCILFWVLPQNLKNIFLLIASYFFYMNWKPIYALLILFSTLITWLSGIYIDKYSEKKNRKRVLIACLIANLSILFLFKYEGFFTQSINSALELLHVKMHIPGLHLLLPVGISFYTFQAIGYVVDVYRGNIKPERNLGIYALFISFFPQLVAGPIERAQNLLPQFRKTHKFNSASFIDGLKMMIWGYFMKLCIADRVAGYVNAVFYYYMYHNGSSLLLGTFFFTFQIFCDFAGYSLIAIGVARCLGFKLMLNFNRPYLSNNIKEFWRRWHISLSSWFKDYVYIPLGGSRRSYPRTLLNTFLTFLVSGIWHGANYTFILWGAVHGSFMIIHSLLNKYLPFKIKIPNIIKIGFTFTLVMLSWVIFRARNIEEVFIILRKIATEHGPIFKGAGIPEVLLALTCIAILMFKEIKDEKKLNIHFLHNKNIVVSTVSMALLICFILLFGEFSGAEFIYFQF